A region from the Sulfurivermis fontis genome encodes:
- a CDS encoding uroporphyrinogen-III synthase translates to MRQPDLRGRGVLVTRPAHQADRLCRLIEAAGGRAIRFPVLAIAPPLDMTAPLAAVTRLAQYDLAIFVSPNAVEYGLELIAAHGGLPAGLRLAVVGEGSARALRTRLGRGPDLQPMERYDSEGLLALPELQQVAGRRVVIFRGDGGRELLGQALRARGATVDYAEVYRRERPDVDAQALAEQLAAGAVDIVTVTSSEGLRNLLELAGAANAARLRQLPLVVVSERTAELAKELGFAQPAIIAALASDAGLVEAVARWTGHAGESR, encoded by the coding sequence ATGCGTCAGCCTGATCTGCGCGGCCGGGGCGTGCTGGTGACGCGCCCCGCCCATCAGGCTGACAGGCTGTGCCGCCTCATCGAAGCGGCCGGCGGCCGCGCGATCCGTTTTCCCGTGCTGGCCATCGCGCCGCCGCTGGACATGACGGCGCCTCTGGCGGCGGTGACGCGGCTGGCGCAATATGACCTGGCGATCTTCGTCAGCCCCAATGCGGTGGAGTACGGTCTCGAACTGATCGCGGCGCACGGCGGTCTGCCCGCCGGCCTGCGACTGGCGGTGGTGGGCGAGGGCAGTGCGCGCGCCCTGCGGACGCGCCTCGGGCGCGGCCCGGACCTGCAGCCGATGGAGCGTTACGACAGCGAAGGGCTGCTGGCGTTGCCGGAGCTGCAACAGGTGGCCGGCCGGCGCGTGGTGATCTTCCGCGGCGACGGCGGGCGCGAATTGCTGGGCCAGGCGCTGCGCGCACGCGGCGCCACGGTGGATTATGCGGAGGTGTACCGGCGCGAACGGCCGGATGTGGATGCGCAGGCCCTGGCGGAACAACTGGCGGCCGGTGCGGTGGATATCGTGACGGTGACCAGCAGCGAAGGGCTGCGCAATCTGCTGGAATTGGCCGGCGCCGCCAATGCGGCGCGGCTGCGGCAATTGCCGCTGGTGGTGGTGAGCGAGCGCACCGCCGAGCTGGCCAAAGAATTGGGTTTTGCACAACCGGCCATCATCGCCGCCCTGGCGAGCGATGCGGGACTGGTGGAGGCGGTGGCCCGCTGGACGGGCCACGCGGGAGAGAGTCGATGA
- a CDS encoding heme biosynthesis HemY N-terminal domain-containing protein, which translates to MKLLFFVIVVLVGTVGLALLAQSESGYVLISYGPWSVETSFTFAVLVLLLGFALCYAALRLIVGALALPARLRAWRSSRRALRARLVTYRGLTALAEGHWLKAERDLSRYAARSETPLLNYLGAARAAQMLGDEERRDYHLAMAHKTAPEGELAVGVTQAELQMASGQLEQALATLMHLHGKTPKNVRVLQLLQQVYERLGSWNELVALLPELRKRRALEEDEADLLERRAWEALLRQAHEHGHLDKLRELWERIPRHQRQHASLLAAYVRGLLALGGGDEAEHLLREAVRRQWDAELVRLYGLAEGKNPTQQLAAAEEWLKRHQRHPLLLLSLGRLAMRAQLWGKARAYLEASAGMEARAETYRMLGELLERLGEESTARDYYHKGLALVTGNGKSGPVVPLKRFPLMTRSMKKP; encoded by the coding sequence ATGAAGCTGCTGTTCTTCGTCATCGTCGTCTTGGTCGGCACGGTGGGGCTGGCCCTGCTGGCGCAGAGCGAATCCGGCTATGTGCTGATCAGCTACGGGCCGTGGAGCGTCGAAACCTCCTTCACCTTCGCCGTGCTGGTGCTGCTGCTCGGCTTTGCCCTGTGCTATGCCGCCCTGCGCCTGATTGTCGGAGCCCTGGCCTTGCCGGCACGCCTGCGCGCCTGGCGCAGCAGCCGGCGCGCGCTGCGTGCCCGTCTGGTCACCTACCGCGGTCTCACCGCCCTGGCGGAGGGCCACTGGCTCAAGGCCGAGCGTGATCTGTCGCGTTATGCCGCGCGCAGCGAAACGCCGCTGCTCAACTATCTCGGTGCCGCCCGCGCCGCCCAGATGCTGGGCGACGAGGAGCGCCGCGACTACCACCTCGCCATGGCCCACAAGACTGCGCCGGAAGGCGAGCTGGCCGTGGGCGTGACCCAGGCCGAGTTGCAGATGGCCAGCGGCCAGCTGGAGCAGGCCCTGGCGACACTGATGCACCTGCACGGCAAGACGCCGAAGAACGTGCGTGTGCTGCAACTGCTGCAGCAGGTCTACGAACGCCTGGGCAGCTGGAACGAACTGGTGGCCCTGCTGCCGGAGCTGCGCAAGCGCCGTGCCCTGGAAGAGGATGAGGCCGACCTGCTGGAGCGCCGCGCCTGGGAGGCCCTGCTGCGCCAGGCCCATGAGCACGGCCACCTGGACAAGCTGCGCGAGCTGTGGGAACGCATCCCGCGTCATCAGCGCCAGCACGCTTCGCTGCTGGCGGCCTATGTGCGCGGCCTGCTGGCCCTGGGCGGCGGCGACGAGGCGGAACATCTGTTGCGCGAGGCGGTGCGCCGGCAGTGGGATGCGGAGCTGGTGCGCCTGTACGGGCTGGCCGAGGGCAAGAATCCCACTCAGCAACTGGCGGCGGCGGAGGAGTGGCTCAAGCGCCACCAGCGCCATCCGCTGCTGCTGCTGAGCCTGGGGCGGCTGGCCATGCGCGCCCAGCTGTGGGGCAAGGCCCGCGCCTATCTCGAAGCCAGCGCCGGCATGGAGGCCCGTGCCGAAACCTATCGCATGCTGGGCGAACTGCTGGAGCGCCTGGGCGAGGAGAGTACCGCCCGCGATTACTATCACAAGGGCCTGGCCCTGGTAACCGGCAACGGCAAGTCCGGTCCGGTGGTGCCGTTGAAGCGCTTTCCGCTGATGACGCGGAGCATGAAGAAACCGTAG
- the hemC gene encoding hydroxymethylbilane synthase, whose product MAKNLIRIATRQSLLALWQAEYVSARLKACHPGLEVELVKMVSQGDKILDTPLAKIGGKGLFVKELEEGLLRGDADIAVHSMKDVPMAFPEGLHLAVICEREDPRDAFVSNTYKSFDALPQGAVVGTSSLRRQCQLLARRPDLQVKFLRGNVQTRLKKLDDGEYDAIILASAGLIRLELQHRITELLDITVSLPAVGQGAVGIECRSDDAEVNALLAPLNHAPTATRVKAERAMNTRLEGGCQVPIGGYAELDHGVIVLHGLVGRPDGGEVVRGSISGKPEDAEELGRVLAEDLLARGADAILREVYASA is encoded by the coding sequence ATGGCAAAAAACCTGATCCGTATCGCGACGCGCCAGAGCCTGCTGGCGTTGTGGCAGGCAGAATACGTGTCCGCGCGGCTCAAGGCGTGCCACCCTGGTCTGGAGGTGGAGCTGGTGAAGATGGTGTCGCAGGGCGACAAGATCCTCGATACCCCGCTGGCCAAGATCGGCGGCAAGGGCCTGTTCGTGAAGGAACTGGAGGAGGGGCTGCTGCGCGGTGACGCCGATATTGCCGTCCACTCCATGAAGGATGTGCCGATGGCCTTTCCGGAGGGCCTGCACCTGGCCGTGATCTGCGAGCGCGAAGACCCGCGCGATGCCTTCGTCTCCAATACCTACAAGAGCTTCGATGCCCTGCCGCAGGGTGCGGTGGTGGGCACCTCCAGCCTGCGCCGCCAGTGCCAGCTGCTGGCACGTCGCCCTGATTTGCAGGTGAAGTTTCTGCGCGGCAATGTGCAGACCCGCCTGAAGAAGCTGGACGACGGCGAATACGACGCCATCATCCTGGCCAGTGCCGGCCTGATCCGCCTGGAATTGCAGCACCGCATCACCGAACTGCTCGACATCACCGTCAGCCTGCCTGCCGTGGGCCAGGGCGCGGTGGGCATCGAGTGCCGCAGCGACGACGCCGAGGTCAATGCCCTGCTGGCGCCGCTCAACCACGCCCCCACCGCCACCCGCGTCAAGGCGGAGCGGGCGATGAACACCCGCCTCGAGGGCGGCTGCCAGGTACCCATCGGCGGTTATGCCGAATTGGACCACGGTGTCATCGTGCTGCACGGCCTGGTGGGCCGGCCTGATGGCGGCGAGGTGGTGCGCGGCTCCATCAGCGGCAAGCCGGAGGATGCCGAGGAACTGGGCCGGGTGCTGGCCGAAGACCTGCTGGCGCGCGGCGCCGACGCGATTCTGCGCGAGGTGTATGCGTCAGCCTGA
- a CDS encoding sensor histidine kinase, whose protein sequence is MTSSPRNDNFFLPDFCGLQAVFAVVVLSEIFAFILTLAQLGRGAEMWDTLALTSLFMQWAGLTGAAVLCTGRRWLVRLGDRSAALVSYGLLLLVILILSELAWWFILDSGLRGGGDHSRFVLRNLAIGAIVSALALRYFYLTHQSRRRLVAESEARFAALQARIRPHFLFNSMNSIASLTRSDPAQAEAAIEDLSDLFRASLGDGRRLIPLAEELALTRRYLRMESLRLGTRLHLEWRIDALPQDAAIPPLTLQPLVENAIYHGIEQLADGGSITVEGSAEGDGLILCVTNPCPAQTRERSGNRIAVDNIRQRLAFHFGPDAVLEAEERAGEYQVRLRWPYRKAA, encoded by the coding sequence GTGACTTCATCTCCGCGCAACGACAACTTCTTCCTGCCCGATTTCTGCGGCCTGCAGGCGGTGTTCGCCGTGGTCGTGCTGTCGGAGATCTTTGCCTTCATCCTCACCCTGGCCCAGCTCGGCCGTGGCGCCGAGATGTGGGACACTCTGGCGCTGACCTCGCTGTTCATGCAGTGGGCCGGTCTGACCGGGGCGGCCGTGTTGTGTACCGGGCGGCGCTGGCTGGTGCGGCTGGGCGATCGCAGTGCCGCGCTGGTGAGCTACGGCCTGCTGTTGCTGGTGATCCTGATCCTGTCCGAACTGGCCTGGTGGTTCATCCTCGATTCCGGTCTGCGCGGCGGCGGCGATCACTCCCGTTTCGTGCTGCGCAACCTGGCCATCGGCGCCATCGTCAGTGCCCTGGCGTTGCGCTATTTCTATCTTACCCACCAGTCGCGCCGGCGCCTGGTGGCGGAGAGCGAGGCGCGTTTCGCCGCGCTGCAGGCGCGCATCCGCCCCCACTTCCTGTTCAACAGCATGAATTCCATCGCCAGCCTCACGCGCAGCGACCCGGCGCAGGCCGAGGCGGCCATCGAGGACCTCTCCGATCTGTTCCGCGCCAGCCTGGGCGATGGCCGCCGCCTGATCCCGCTGGCGGAGGAACTGGCGCTGACACGGCGCTATCTGCGCATGGAATCGCTGCGCCTCGGCACACGCCTGCATCTGGAGTGGCGGATCGATGCCCTGCCGCAGGACGCCGCCATCCCGCCGCTGACCCTGCAGCCGCTGGTGGAGAACGCCATCTATCACGGTATCGAGCAACTGGCCGATGGCGGCAGCATCACCGTGGAGGGCAGCGCGGAGGGCGACGGGCTGATTCTTTGCGTGACCAATCCCTGTCCGGCCCAGACACGCGAGCGCAGCGGCAACCGCATCGCCGTGGACAACATCCGCCAGCGCCTGGCCTTCCATTTCGGCCCCGACGCCGTGCTGGAGGCGGAAGAAAGGGCCGGGGAATATCAGGTCCGGCTGCGCTGGCCCTACCGGAAGGCGGCGTGA
- a CDS encoding AAA family ATPase, producing MQKIMVLNPKGGCGKTTLATNLASFLAQAGRKVAMADFDPQGSSIDWLAVRPAERPTIYHVSLDEEKDKLLLPLGMDYVVMDAPAAVHGKDLKRHVKRAQTLLIPVLPSPIDIRACARFVEELLLVGRVSRQETRIAVIANRVKEHTLIYHTLQRFLGSLGIPFLTTLRDSQNYIRAADRGLGIAELPPALVEVDTEQWQPILRWLAEQ from the coding sequence ATGCAGAAGATCATGGTGCTCAACCCCAAGGGCGGCTGCGGCAAGACCACCCTGGCGACCAACCTGGCCAGCTTCCTCGCCCAGGCGGGCAGGAAGGTGGCCATGGCCGACTTCGATCCGCAGGGCAGCAGCATCGACTGGCTGGCGGTGCGGCCCGCCGAACGGCCGACCATCTATCACGTCTCGCTGGATGAGGAAAAGGACAAGCTGCTGCTGCCGCTGGGGATGGACTACGTGGTCATGGACGCCCCCGCCGCGGTGCACGGCAAGGATCTCAAGCGGCACGTCAAGCGCGCGCAGACCCTGCTCATCCCGGTACTGCCCTCGCCCATCGACATCCGTGCCTGCGCCCGCTTCGTGGAAGAGTTGCTGCTGGTAGGCCGCGTCTCGCGCCAGGAAACGCGCATCGCCGTCATCGCCAACCGGGTGAAGGAACACACCCTCATCTACCACACCCTGCAGCGCTTCCTCGGCAGTCTGGGCATCCCCTTCCTCACCACCCTGCGCGACAGCCAGAACTACATCCGCGCCGCCGATCGCGGCCTTGGCATCGCCGAACTGCCGCCGGCCCTGGTGGAGGTCGATACGGAACAGTGGCAACCGATCCTGCGCTGGCTGGCCGAGCAATAA
- a CDS encoding thioredoxin family protein: MKTVFRALSLLLLAVTLPAAAWSDMEADAPADATGVVIPEITDLRAEAALARDRRLPILVMFSSEYCPYCTTMKNDFLKPMMFSGDYDNKILFRMLELRAGADVVDFDGRKVNVWEFAERYKVRVTPTLVFLDHQGKSMAPKMVGLTTPDFFGGYLDDAITTAYNHVRNGSSTFACKDAHTNLTC, from the coding sequence ATGAAGACAGTCTTCCGCGCCCTGAGCCTGCTGCTGCTGGCCGTCACCCTTCCCGCCGCTGCCTGGTCCGACATGGAGGCCGATGCCCCTGCCGACGCCACCGGCGTGGTCATCCCCGAAATCACCGACCTGCGCGCCGAGGCCGCCCTGGCCCGTGACAGGCGCCTGCCGATCCTGGTGATGTTCTCGTCGGAATACTGCCCCTACTGCACCACCATGAAGAACGACTTCCTCAAGCCGATGATGTTCAGCGGCGACTACGACAACAAGATTCTGTTCCGCATGCTGGAACTGCGCGCCGGGGCCGATGTCGTCGATTTCGACGGCCGCAAGGTCAACGTGTGGGAGTTTGCCGAGCGCTACAAGGTCCGCGTCACCCCCACCCTGGTGTTCCTCGACCACCAGGGCAAGTCCATGGCCCCCAAGATGGTCGGCCTCACCACCCCGGACTTCTTCGGCGGCTATCTCGACGACGCCATCACCACGGCCTACAACCACGTGCGCAACGGCAGCAGCACCTTTGCCTGCAAGGACGCGCATACCAATCTGACGTGTTGA
- a CDS encoding CDP-6-deoxy-delta-3,4-glucoseen reductase → MSFKVQVEPSGHEFPVEQGESVLDAALRHGLAFPYGCRNGFCGACKCKVVAGEVDYGDEEPGALTEQELAVGMALPCVAKATSDLVLEIKEVTATKDIPVHTLPAKVGRMEKLSPNVMGLWLKLPEGDRLQYLAGQYVNFLLADGKKRAFSIANAPHDDEFLEFHIGLVRGGRFTEQVFSEMHEKDLVRIEGPHGSFFLREDSARPIILLATGTGFGPVKAIIEHALAEGVQRPIHIYWGARTKSDLYMHDRALRWAREYVNVHYHPVLSRPAAEDQWEGRTGYVQDAVLADFADLTGFEVYACGLPEMVLGARKALVERGLDPEHCYSDAFEWAKD, encoded by the coding sequence ATGAGCTTCAAAGTCCAGGTTGAACCCAGTGGTCACGAATTCCCGGTGGAGCAGGGCGAATCCGTCCTCGATGCGGCCCTGCGCCACGGCCTCGCCTTCCCCTATGGCTGCCGCAACGGCTTCTGCGGCGCCTGCAAGTGCAAGGTGGTCGCGGGCGAGGTGGACTACGGCGACGAGGAGCCCGGCGCGCTTACCGAACAGGAACTGGCGGTGGGCATGGCCCTGCCCTGCGTGGCCAAGGCGACTTCCGATCTGGTGCTGGAGATCAAGGAAGTCACCGCCACCAAGGATATCCCGGTGCACACCCTGCCGGCCAAGGTGGGCCGCATGGAAAAGCTCAGCCCCAACGTGATGGGCCTGTGGCTCAAGCTGCCGGAAGGCGACCGTCTGCAATACCTCGCCGGCCAGTACGTCAACTTCCTCCTCGCCGACGGCAAGAAGCGCGCCTTCTCCATCGCCAACGCCCCGCACGACGACGAGTTCCTCGAGTTCCACATCGGCCTGGTGCGCGGCGGCCGTTTCACCGAACAGGTATTCAGCGAGATGCACGAAAAGGATCTGGTGCGCATCGAAGGCCCGCACGGCAGCTTCTTCCTGCGCGAGGACTCCGCGCGCCCCATCATCCTGCTCGCCACCGGCACCGGCTTCGGCCCGGTGAAGGCCATCATCGAACATGCCCTGGCCGAAGGCGTGCAGCGCCCCATCCACATCTACTGGGGTGCCCGCACCAAGAGCGATCTGTATATGCACGACCGGGCGCTGCGCTGGGCGCGGGAGTATGTGAACGTCCACTACCATCCTGTACTGTCACGCCCGGCGGCAGAGGATCAGTGGGAGGGTCGCACCGGCTACGTGCAGGACGCGGTACTGGCCGACTTCGCCGACCTCACCGGCTTCGAGGTCTACGCCTGCGGCCTGCCGGAGATGGTGCTCGGCGCCAGGAAGGCCCTGGTGGAACGCGGCCTCGACCCGGAACACTGCTACTCCGACGCCTTCGAGTGGGCCAAGGACTAG
- the argH gene encoding argininosuccinate lyase, translated as MSNEKTVEKPWTGRFTEPTDAFVEAFGASVGFDQRMYRQDIQGSIAHAKMLAHVGVLTAAERDAIVTGLTQIQGEIERGEFQWSIALEDVHMNIEKRLTDRIGIAGKKLHTGRSRNDQVATDVRLYLRDEIDVIAKELKRLQANILDHAEREADTIMPGFTHLQTAQPITFGHHLLAWNEMLQRDSERLADCRKRVNWMPLGSAALAGTTYPIDREFTARELGFDGVCRNSLDGVSDRDFAIEFMSWASILLMHLSRFSEELILWASAQFRFVEISDAFCTGSSIMPQKKNPDVPELVRGKSGRVFGALISMLTIMKGQPLAYNKDNQEDKEPLFDTIDTVKGCLRVYADMLGYAAQPDGAKKYHIVPRKEVMREAALRGFSTATDLADYLVRNGVAFRDAHEIVGKSVAYGVKTGKDLSEMTLAELQQFSDAIKDDVFNYLTLEGSVAARNHIGGTAPERVREAVLSARQRL; from the coding sequence ATGAGCAACGAAAAGACCGTCGAAAAGCCCTGGACCGGCCGCTTCACCGAACCCACCGACGCCTTCGTCGAGGCCTTCGGCGCCTCCGTCGGCTTCGACCAGCGCATGTACCGCCAGGACATCCAGGGCTCCATCGCCCACGCCAAAATGCTGGCCCATGTCGGCGTCCTCACCGCCGCCGAGCGCGATGCCATCGTTACCGGCCTGACCCAGATCCAGGGCGAGATCGAGCGCGGCGAATTCCAGTGGTCCATCGCCCTGGAAGACGTGCACATGAACATCGAGAAGCGCCTCACCGACCGCATCGGCATCGCCGGCAAGAAACTGCATACCGGCCGCTCGCGCAACGACCAGGTCGCCACCGACGTGCGCCTCTACCTGCGCGACGAAATCGACGTGATCGCCAAGGAACTGAAGCGCCTGCAGGCCAACATCCTCGACCATGCCGAACGCGAGGCCGACACCATCATGCCCGGCTTCACGCATCTGCAAACGGCGCAGCCGATCACCTTCGGCCACCACCTGCTGGCCTGGAACGAAATGCTGCAGCGCGACAGCGAACGCCTCGCCGACTGCCGCAAGCGCGTCAACTGGATGCCGCTGGGCTCCGCCGCCCTCGCCGGAACCACGTATCCCATCGACCGCGAATTCACCGCACGCGAACTCGGCTTCGACGGCGTCTGCCGCAACTCGCTGGACGGCGTCTCCGACCGCGACTTCGCCATCGAATTCATGAGCTGGGCCTCCATCCTGCTGATGCACCTGTCGCGCTTCAGCGAGGAGCTGATCCTGTGGGCCTCGGCCCAGTTCCGCTTCGTCGAAATCTCCGACGCCTTCTGTACCGGCTCCTCCATCATGCCGCAGAAGAAAAACCCCGACGTGCCGGAACTGGTGCGCGGCAAGTCCGGCCGCGTGTTCGGCGCGCTGATCTCCATGCTCACCATCATGAAGGGCCAGCCGCTGGCCTATAACAAGGACAACCAGGAGGACAAGGAACCGCTGTTCGACACCATCGACACGGTGAAGGGTTGCCTGCGCGTCTACGCCGACATGCTGGGTTATGCCGCGCAACCCGACGGCGCGAAGAAATACCACATCGTCCCGCGCAAGGAGGTGATGCGCGAAGCGGCCCTGCGCGGCTTCTCCACCGCCACCGACCTCGCCGACTATCTGGTACGCAACGGCGTCGCCTTCCGCGACGCCCACGAGATCGTCGGCAAGTCCGTCGCCTACGGCGTCAAGACCGGCAAGGACCTGTCCGAGATGACCCTGGCCGAACTGCAGCAGTTCAGCGACGCCATCAAGGACGACGTATTCAACTATCTGACGCTGGAAGGTTCCGTCGCCGCACGCAACCACATCGGCGGCACCGCGCCGGAGCGGGTACGGGAGGCTGTGCTCAGCGCCCGCCAGCGCCTGTAA
- a CDS encoding LytR/AlgR family response regulator transcription factor: MRVLIVDDEPLARERLRRMVEALPGAEVVGEAGDGRAALEACARLHPAVVLLDIRMPGMDGLEAARHLARLPEGPAVVFVTAYGDYALQAFEAQAVDYLLKPVRAERLVQALDKARRLTAPQLEAVAAADPEPPGRSHLSSTLHGNLTLIPVDDILYLRAEHKYVVAHHRRGEALVEDSLTALEAEFGARFVRIHRNALVARAALEGLEKGGDGGVRVKLKDCAERLEISRRHLPELRRLMRSGEI; encoded by the coding sequence ATGCGCGTATTGATCGTCGATGACGAGCCGCTGGCCCGGGAACGCCTGCGCCGCATGGTGGAGGCGCTGCCCGGTGCCGAGGTGGTGGGCGAGGCGGGTGACGGCCGTGCCGCGCTGGAGGCCTGCGCCCGCCTGCATCCGGCAGTGGTGCTGCTCGATATCCGCATGCCGGGCATGGACGGGCTGGAGGCGGCACGGCATCTGGCACGCCTGCCCGAGGGGCCGGCGGTGGTGTTCGTCACCGCCTACGGCGATTACGCCCTGCAGGCCTTCGAGGCGCAGGCGGTGGATTACCTGCTCAAGCCGGTACGGGCCGAGCGGCTGGTCCAGGCGCTGGACAAGGCGCGGCGCCTGACGGCGCCGCAGCTGGAGGCGGTCGCCGCCGCCGATCCCGAACCGCCGGGACGCAGCCACCTGTCCAGCACCTTGCACGGCAATCTCACCCTGATTCCGGTGGACGACATCCTGTACCTGCGTGCCGAGCATAAGTATGTGGTGGCTCATCACCGCCGCGGCGAGGCGCTCGTCGAGGACTCGCTCACCGCGCTGGAGGCGGAGTTCGGGGCGCGTTTCGTGCGCATCCACCGCAATGCCCTGGTGGCGCGTGCTGCCCTGGAGGGATTGGAAAAGGGGGGCGACGGCGGGGTGCGGGTGAAGCTGAAGGACTGCGCGGAGCGGCTGGAGATCAGCCGGCGGCACTTGCCGGAACTGCGGCGGTTGATGCGTTCGGGGGAGATTTAG
- a CDS encoding uroporphyrinogen-III C-methyltransferase, whose protein sequence is MSEMEQKPDETAVAEMSAESVETAETAAQEMAAAERPRSGRGLAWFAVLLALGTLGGGYSLWQEVDKQRAATLHDNQVLHSRLEQLTTQQQEMAARLAQYSGVLEQLQNDTRLLNDALEKMNERLGRDRHAWVLAEADYLLQMANRRLLLERDVAGAIAAMTAADQRLAFLNDPLLTRVRAQLSEELQALRALPVLDVDGITLELGALSKGVDNLVLAGTPREEQDTTAAAEQPDGWRGLVQTVWSDIRSLVVIRRHDAGSLPLTTPDQRLLLRQNLRLKLETARLSLLRGHGQAYRAALQEADAWVERFYDAASPATVGMREALGRLAAVDIAPPLPAIDQSLHTLREISARLERSARS, encoded by the coding sequence ATGAGCGAGATGGAACAGAAGCCGGACGAGACCGCCGTGGCCGAGATGTCGGCGGAAAGCGTGGAGACAGCGGAGACGGCCGCGCAGGAGATGGCCGCGGCGGAGCGGCCGCGCAGCGGCCGTGGACTGGCCTGGTTCGCCGTGCTGCTGGCGCTGGGTACCCTGGGCGGCGGCTACAGCCTGTGGCAGGAGGTGGACAAGCAACGTGCTGCGACCCTGCATGACAACCAGGTCCTGCACAGCCGGCTGGAGCAGCTGACGACACAGCAGCAGGAGATGGCCGCCCGTCTGGCCCAGTACAGCGGTGTGCTGGAGCAGTTGCAAAACGACACCCGGTTGCTGAATGACGCGCTGGAGAAGATGAACGAGCGGCTCGGCCGCGACCGTCATGCCTGGGTGCTGGCGGAGGCCGATTACCTGTTGCAGATGGCCAACCGCCGTCTGCTGCTGGAGCGTGACGTGGCCGGCGCCATCGCCGCCATGACGGCGGCCGATCAGCGCCTGGCCTTCCTCAATGACCCCCTGCTTACCCGTGTGCGCGCCCAGCTGAGCGAAGAGCTGCAGGCGCTGCGCGCCCTGCCCGTGCTCGATGTGGACGGCATCACCCTGGAGCTGGGTGCCCTGAGCAAGGGCGTGGACAACCTGGTGCTGGCGGGGACGCCGCGCGAGGAACAGGACACGACGGCAGCAGCGGAGCAGCCGGATGGCTGGCGTGGACTGGTGCAGACCGTATGGTCGGATATCCGCAGTCTGGTGGTGATCCGCCGTCATGACGCCGGCAGTCTGCCGCTGACCACGCCCGATCAGCGCCTGCTGCTGCGGCAGAATCTGCGCCTCAAGCTGGAAACCGCACGCCTGTCGCTGTTGCGCGGCCATGGCCAGGCCTATCGCGCCGCCCTGCAGGAGGCCGACGCCTGGGTGGAGCGTTTCTACGATGCCGCCTCGCCGGCCACCGTCGGCATGCGCGAGGCCCTTGGCCGTCTGGCCGCTGTCGATATCGCTCCACCGCTGCCGGCCATCGACCAGTCGCTGCACACCCTGCGCGAGATCAGCGCGCGCCTGGAGCGGAGTGCCCGTTCATGA
- a CDS encoding SDR family oxidoreductase codes for MNLIFIIGCGDIGLRVARLWQARGVTVQALARSEQAAARLVSAGVLPVRGDLDEPTSLLSLPLAGATVYYFAPPPGQGDGDARMRAFVAAGLRPERVIYISTSGVYGDRDGAWVDEDTPPAPATDRARRRLDAETVLRAWGRKSGVKVNILRVGGIYGPGRWPLERLRAGTPVLREEECGYTNRIHADDLAAICVAAAERGGADRIYNVSDGSNGTMTQYFYAVADRFGLPRPPALPMAEAMQQLSPAMLSYLTESRRMDNRRLLNELEVTLRYPDLAAGLQDV; via the coding sequence GTGAATTTGATCTTTATCATCGGCTGCGGCGATATCGGCCTGCGCGTCGCCCGCCTGTGGCAGGCGCGGGGCGTCACGGTCCAGGCGCTGGCCCGTAGCGAGCAGGCGGCGGCGCGTCTGGTGTCTGCCGGCGTCCTGCCGGTGCGCGGCGATCTGGATGAGCCGACCTCCCTGCTCTCGTTGCCCCTGGCTGGTGCAACAGTCTACTACTTCGCGCCGCCGCCCGGGCAGGGGGATGGCGATGCGCGCATGCGCGCCTTCGTCGCCGCCGGCCTGCGACCGGAGCGGGTGATCTACATCTCCACTTCGGGGGTGTACGGCGATCGTGACGGCGCCTGGGTGGATGAGGACACGCCGCCGGCGCCCGCCACCGATCGGGCGCGCCGCCGCCTGGATGCCGAAACGGTGTTGCGTGCCTGGGGCCGCAAGAGCGGGGTGAAGGTGAACATCCTGCGCGTCGGCGGCATTTACGGCCCCGGGCGCTGGCCGCTGGAGCGGCTGCGCGCGGGCACCCCGGTGCTGCGCGAAGAAGAGTGCGGTTACACCAACCGTATCCACGCCGATGATCTGGCGGCGATCTGCGTTGCCGCCGCCGAACGCGGCGGCGCCGATCGCATCTACAACGTCAGCGATGGCAGCAACGGCACCATGACGCAGTACTTCTATGCGGTGGCCGATCGCTTCGGCCTGCCGCGCCCACCGGCCCTGCCCATGGCCGAGGCCATGCAGCAATTGAGCCCGGCCATGCTGTCCTACCTCACCGAATCGCGCCGCATGGACAACCGGCGCCTGCTGAACGAGCTGGAGGTGACGCTGCGCTATCCGGATCTGGCGGCGGGTTTGCAAGACGTTTGA